DNA from Plasmodium relictum strain SGS1 genome assembly, contig: PRELSG_00_v1_428, whole genome shotgun sequence:
tgtttcACACTATggttacatttatatatttaaaaaatggatATTGAATTcctttcttaaaaaaaaaaatttatacatttataacttttttcatttttttataagaaataatctgctttttttttttaagataaagcataaatataaatataaaaaaaattagaatataTTGTTTTAATTAACATTTAACAATGAAAGAATTTTGTAAAATgataatatgttttataGAACAAACTTTTATTTacttcttattttttatcctgcaacaaaaaatatattgctCTTACAAAGATAGTAATATCaatgaattaataaatgTAATTGGTAATGTAGAATTAtatgataatttaataaaattagagGGATTAATGTTACAATCTTTAGAAATGGATGAATTAAAACTACCTATATTAAATccagaaataaaaatatatctaaatATGTCTAATTTTAAAGTAGTGAGAATTATAAGtaataatgaagaatatGATTATATTATACCTACTTCTAGGTGCAATACTGAAGATTTAGTAAAGTTTGAGTATATATTAAAGGAGCAGTTAGTAAGATCTTACGATTCTAAAAACTCTAatttagttaaaaaaaaaaatttaattgtgagatctttaaaaataataaaatttatgctTGTGCCAAtgaatttttacaaaaagacaaaaaaaataaaagaatctttaatagaattaaatagtttattttattataaatccAAAAGATTAAATAAGACCttaatttatcatataaaatacaaaaactggttatttcaatttaataaatcaaattataaaaatattagaaagaAATTGTTTACACATATGCCAATTTATACTAACTCAGATATAATTGAGCataatgatttattttttactacTAATTCAGATATTAATTCAATGAAAAAGTTAGATTATTtatcaaatttttataacctgggaatatataatttaataggTTCTCATTTTATAGGtattattcatttatatttatttgtcaacattatataaattatttcttttatttaaatattaatatattttctttttttttctctatagTTTTAGGGCATTTTATCGTCCTAAAGTTAGCTcttaaatacttttttagGTATTTTGAGTTAGGAAGTGTAAAGTTTTATAGTTGGcaaaatattttacaatTTAATATATCAGATAGATTTAAAGTACTGGAtttattttgtaatataAGTGGTAGTTATGAagcaaatataaaaaggagAAAACAGTATTTAAATAGTAATATAATATCACCATTAGAAGAATGTGGAACATTAGAGTTTTTAatcaattattttaatgCATATCAGATGGAGTTGTATGTTTATGCAAaccaaataaatttaaatattcaaatTTTATTAGAGAATAATCATTTGaaagataaattttttgattttatgTGCAATAATTATGAGAAttgtaatatatatgaaagtgataaatttaaaaatgaatataatgaaatagtattaaaaaaaaatgaaaaaaatgaatttttaaaaggtATTTATTCTAAATCTTATGGAATAAATGCATTTAacatatacataaattttctctatttcataaaatattacagttattataataaaaataatattttgtatGTACATCTTTTAAACCTAATTGGAATTTTaagtaattatattttaatatgaatatttttattatttgcatatttatttgataatttatttcttattttcattttaattcatatctttttttttcttgtttacggttattatatattttttgttaaatattattagatGGAGATAGTAAAGCATATGTGAGTTCTATTTATCTACCAGGATAttataatagtaaaaaaaaaatgtctttttttattaacttgcttatttttttattgaattttttaattcttttttagtTATTCAGCTTTCTTTCGATGAAAAATCTGAGTTGACAGAACTTTATGATAATCTTCTAAAGTGTAAAtttaatagataaaaatattaatataaattatatttattaaaaaaaagaaaatatacttaaaatatgctcataaaaatgatattaaacTCTTTACttgataaattaataaattaaaatttttttacatcAAAGGTGTTGAAACATGTTACatgaaagataaaaatagaaaagtaCCCAATGTCAAAGAttcaatattaaattttaaaaaatatgattcaGAAATATGTAACATGTGTGAAGGGACACTTTTCTATATAAATGGTAAttactaaaaataattaaatataaacatagtttataatttttttttccaaattttatgtttttaatcttttaatacataaattaggtcaaaatgaaaataatataaccATCctacaaaaattttatatttatgttacTAAAGTTttgaaaattaataatataagttcattaataaaaaatatgaatatttttgaagattatagtaattttttaatgcaTGATGTAAATTggtttacttttttattactgTTTAGACTAACTTCATACAtgagtaattaaaaaaaaaaaaaaagtacaatatatttttttataatataaaatatagacGTTATTAGTAaactattaatatatatttagaaaaacTATATGAAATTTTGTAAAtgcactaaaaaaaaaaaaaaaaaataaataataaatggttgatatatctttttaattgAGCTTATAAATAacgttatatatattttatagatGTTGCTCGTTATAATATAGCAAATGCCATGTATATAAGCTTACGAAAAGAAGATAAATCTAAAAGAACTATTGTAACAAACTATTGGTTTCCATCtcctataaaaaaatattactctTTTTatgtaagaaaaaataagtctgtaaatttattagaaagtaagaaataatataaaaaatgaaaagaataggatttatcatatttattaccttttttttgatttattttaacatcgttatttcttattttttcatttatagaATTGGAAGATTTAATAAATGCAACTAcaatagaaaaaatgaaaacatgTATAAAGTTTATTATTCATGTAAATTCATTTTTGCAattagattttttttattacctAAACGAACCTCCACTTAAACAGCAACATTCCTATGCTTTAACAATGTTAATTgaacaaaaatttaaagagTGGTTTCTTAATTATTTAAGtggatatttttttttaaattatgaagaCGAAAATACAAGAAAAAATATGGctgaaaaaatagaaaaaggaGAATTTATAACTCCCAAATATAGTAAATGGACAACCCATATGAAAAAGTTTATTGAAAAATCTTATCAAACATATTTAAATCAAAGAcatgtaaaaaatttatttgattatTATGATCATTATAACataaacaataaaataatgttaaTGAAAGATTCATATGAGCTATAT
Protein-coding regions in this window:
- a CDS encoding cytoadherence linked asexual protein, putative, with product MIICFIEQTFIYFLFFILQQKIYCSYKDSNINELINVIGNVELYDNLIKLEGLMLQSLEMDELKLPILNPEIKIYLNMSNFKVVRIISNNEEYDYIIPTSRCNTEDLVKFEYILKEQLVRSYDSKNSNLVKKKNLIVRSLKIIKFMLVPMNFYKKTKKIKESLIELNSLFYYKSKRLNKTLIYHIKYKNWLFQFNKSNYKNIRKKLFTHMPIYTNSDIIEHNDLFFTTNSDINSMKKLDYLSNFYNLGIYNLIGSHFIVLGHFIVLKLALKYFFRYFELGSVKFYSWQNILQFNISDRFKVLDLFCNISGSYEANIKRRKQYLNSNIISPLEECGTLEFLINYFNAYQMELYVYANQINLNIQILLENNHLKDKFFDFMCNNYENCNIYESDKFKNEYNEIVLKKNEKNEFLKGIYSKSYGINAFNIYINFLYFIKYYSYYNKNNILYVHLLNLIGILNGDSKAYVSSIYLPGYYNIIQLSFDEKSELTELYDNLLKCVETCYMKDKNRKVPNVKDSILNFKKYDSEICNMCEGTLFYINGQNENNITILQKFYIYVTKVLKINNISSLIKNMNIFEDYSNFLMHDVNWFTFLLLFRLTSYMNVARYNIANAMYISLRKEDKSKRTIVTNYWFPSPIKKYYSFYVRKNKSVNLLEKLEDLINATTIEKMKTCIKFIIHVNSFLQLDFFYYLNEPPLKQQHSYALTMLIEQKFKEWFLNYLSGYFFLNYEDENTRKNMAEKIEKGEFITPKYSKWTTHMKKFIEKSYQTYLNQRHVKNLFDYYDHYNINNKIMLMKDSYELYSKNYENIIFSADIIDLKKNDLLSNKKKRRNRNFYYIHSISGNSVNYHKFGIIYGYTVNKNYLKEIVDELFVLYKMNKNIFSDMSFLQTVYLLFRKIENSFNVHRRNDNVSMNNIFFFNVSKHYSKLSKKDREEEINLSM